A genomic stretch from Petrotoga mexicana DSM 14811 includes:
- a CDS encoding 3'-5' exonuclease, which yields MKVKDKVFLALDFETTGLNPEFGDRIIEIAAIPIYNKKINFKYAFHTLVNPNIFIPGEVSKFHKLNNQDISNAPSLSEVFPRFKEYVDDSIIVSHNVKMDLRFLDIAAKESGMFSIDNYYIDTLEISKYYFDKGPYNLEFLSKKFNLGIKQFHRAWDDALSTAKLFQKYIKLFSFEAITNFIKKWGD from the coding sequence ATGAAAGTTAAAGATAAAGTTTTTTTAGCCTTAGATTTTGAAACAACTGGTTTGAACCCAGAGTTTGGAGATAGAATTATAGAAATTGCTGCAATTCCTATATACAATAAAAAAATTAATTTCAAATATGCATTTCATACCTTGGTAAATCCAAATATATTCATACCGGGAGAGGTCTCGAAATTTCATAAATTAAATAATCAAGATATTTCTAACGCTCCATCTTTATCGGAAGTTTTTCCAAGATTTAAAGAGTATGTTGATGATTCTATAATTGTATCACATAACGTAAAAATGGATCTGAGGTTTTTAGATATTGCTGCAAAAGAAAGTGGAATGTTTTCAATTGACAATTACTATATTGACACTCTCGAGATTTCAAAATACTATTTTGATAAAGGTCCATACAATCTTGAATTCCTTTCGAAAAAATTCAATTTAGGGATAAAACAATTTCATAGAGCTTGGGATGATGCTTTATCTACAGCCAAACTTTTCCAAAAATATATAAAACTTTTTTCTTTCGAAGCAATAACCAATTTTATTAAAAAATGGGGTGATTGA
- the murI gene encoding glutamate racemase yields the protein MKIGLFDSGIGGLTVLKKVIENFGNHEYFYLADNLNVPYGSKPISFLRENLKNILSFFNKKKVDLLISACNTTDSIVKKTNFDTKNYSFSYVSIIDNAIKTIERNDSVLLLATENTINLGAYKEALIKKKITNLEEKACPLFVPLIEEGYWDGQMAESVLRFYLQDSKSKYHKVILGCTHYPILEKQIRKYTNSSIVDPADGIVGFLKNEINLEKTDGKIRVNYLVTGNTEKFKLLSKIFMKDVKYHPIFKKIELEST from the coding sequence ATGAAAATAGGTCTTTTTGATTCAGGAATAGGTGGCTTAACAGTCTTAAAAAAAGTGATAGAAAATTTTGGTAATCATGAGTATTTTTATCTAGCTGATAATTTAAATGTACCTTATGGTTCAAAGCCTATTTCTTTTTTAAGAGAAAATTTAAAAAATATACTATCTTTTTTCAACAAGAAGAAAGTAGATCTTTTAATTTCTGCATGTAATACAACAGATTCTATTGTAAAAAAAACAAATTTCGACACGAAAAATTACAGTTTCTCATATGTAAGTATAATTGACAACGCTATAAAAACAATAGAAAGGAACGATTCTGTTCTTTTGTTAGCCACCGAAAACACTATTAATTTGGGTGCTTATAAGGAAGCTCTTATAAAGAAAAAAATAACCAATCTCGAAGAAAAAGCATGCCCTTTGTTCGTTCCACTTATAGAAGAAGGTTATTGGGACGGACAGATGGCAGAATCTGTATTGAGATTTTATTTACAAGATTCCAAATCCAAGTATCACAAAGTAATATTAGGATGCACTCATTATCCAATTTTAGAAAAACAAATTAGAAAATACACTAATTCTTCCATCGTTGACCCAGCAGATGGAATAGTTGGTTTTTTGAAAAATGAGATCAATTTAGAGAAAACAGATGGAAAAATTAGAGTGAATTATTTAGTTACAGGAAATACTGAGAAATTCAAATTGCTTTCCAAAATATTTATGAAAGACGTAAAGTATCATCCTATTTTTAAAAAAATTGAATTAGAAAGCACTTAA
- a CDS encoding YqeG family HAD IIIA-type phosphatase: protein MNRITGLFKYIPIPREYSPDIYSVDYEKLKKLGFNTILMDYDFTITVWRDDNIPDKTVNLLNKLINDGFKVAIVTNAKREKVKRIEKLTNGRVKVHTSMKKPNPKKLKSVLEELDSKESETVIIGDLFITDISAGNRLGLYTILINPYTYGLENKFKQFMAGFTKFAYNVFFYTIGWFFRAIDLVGPNEFEKSVFDIDYQHLKEKGYKILVFDFDNTLNEWHSDYLQPEVIDLFLKLKDLGFYILIASNSSKKSFKNLDIQLSELGVDLLTSAMKPLRFKIRKKIKFHGYKPGEGVVIGDQLFTDVALGNALGFYTIKVNPLSKKEGLWTRIMRFFERIALKWIRKKPTLIKNE from the coding sequence TTGAACCGCATAACGGGATTATTTAAATACATTCCAATACCTAGAGAATATAGTCCTGATATATACTCTGTTGACTATGAAAAATTAAAAAAGCTTGGTTTCAATACTATTCTTATGGATTATGATTTTACAATTACTGTTTGGAGAGACGACAACATTCCCGACAAAACCGTGAATCTTTTAAACAAATTAATAAACGATGGTTTTAAAGTTGCAATAGTTACCAATGCCAAAAGGGAAAAGGTAAAAAGAATTGAAAAACTGACTAACGGAAGGGTAAAAGTACATACAAGTATGAAAAAACCTAATCCTAAAAAATTAAAATCTGTTTTAGAAGAGCTTGATTCCAAAGAATCAGAAACGGTTATTATAGGTGATCTTTTTATCACAGATATTAGCGCAGGAAATCGTCTGGGGTTGTATACGATTTTGATAAATCCATACACTTACGGCCTCGAAAATAAGTTTAAACAATTTATGGCTGGATTTACGAAATTTGCTTACAACGTGTTTTTTTATACGATAGGTTGGTTTTTTAGAGCTATTGATTTAGTAGGTCCAAATGAATTTGAAAAAAGTGTATTTGATATTGATTACCAGCACCTAAAAGAGAAGGGGTATAAAATTTTAGTTTTTGACTTTGATAATACCCTCAACGAATGGCATAGTGATTATTTACAACCAGAAGTCATTGACCTCTTTTTAAAATTAAAAGATCTCGGATTCTATATATTAATAGCAAGTAATAGTTCAAAAAAGAGTTTTAAGAATTTAGATATACAATTAAGTGAGTTAGGGGTAGATTTATTGACTTCTGCAATGAAGCCATTAAGGTTTAAAATCAGAAAAAAAATAAAATTTCATGGTTACAAACCTGGGGAGGGCGTAGTGATTGGGGATCAACTTTTCACGGATGTTGCTTTGGGAAATGCCTTAGGATTTTACACAATAAAAGTTAACCCTCTGTCTAAAAAAGAAGGATTATGGACTCGAATTATGAGATTTTTTGAAAGAATAGCGTTGAAATGGATAAGAAAAAAACCGACCTTGATAAAGAACGAATAG
- the rapZ gene encoding RNase adapter RapZ, translating into MQTKPTVFLITGLSGAGKTLLLQSLEDEGYYTVDNIPPHLIEHFLNILCTSNVKKLAIVSDIRWKNPDKLNELFKNVESLAKCNMEIHKVFLKADKSELINRYKKSRRTHPLGLSLENAIDEEMKVMSEIESYCDIVIDTSSTEPTEFKKRFFQMIKEDMKKLKLNFISFGFKNGIPPISDYVFDVRYLPNPFYFPEMYELTGLDMKVIEFLEKFKETHETVEKIANLAKFIQDKYSESGRIEAYFCIGCTGGQHRSVYVAQKVYEILKNEGREVSIDHRDIER; encoded by the coding sequence TTGCAAACAAAACCAACTGTTTTTTTAATAACCGGATTATCAGGAGCGGGTAAGACCTTATTATTACAATCTCTAGAAGACGAAGGATATTATACAGTTGACAACATACCTCCTCATTTAATAGAACATTTTTTAAACATTTTATGTACAAGCAATGTTAAAAAACTTGCTATAGTAAGCGATATTAGATGGAAAAATCCAGATAAATTGAACGAACTATTTAAAAATGTTGAAAGTTTAGCCAAATGTAATATGGAAATTCATAAAGTCTTTTTAAAAGCTGATAAAAGTGAGTTAATCAACAGATACAAAAAAAGCAGAAGAACCCACCCTTTAGGCCTTTCCTTAGAAAACGCTATAGATGAAGAAATGAAAGTTATGTCAGAAATAGAAAGTTATTGTGACATTGTTATCGATACTTCCTCAACTGAACCAACCGAGTTTAAAAAAAGATTCTTTCAGATGATAAAAGAAGATATGAAAAAACTAAAGTTAAATTTTATTAGTTTTGGATTTAAAAACGGTATTCCACCAATCTCTGATTATGTTTTTGACGTGAGATATCTCCCAAATCCTTTTTATTTTCCAGAGATGTATGAACTTACTGGTTTAGATATGAAAGTAATTGAATTCCTTGAAAAATTTAAAGAAACTCATGAAACTGTCGAGAAGATTGCTAATTTAGCGAAATTTATCCAAGATAAATATTCTGAAAGTGGTCGTATAGAAGCATATTTTTGCATAGGTTGCACAGGAGGGCAACATAGATCGGTTTACGTTGCTCAGAAGGTTTATGAAATTTTAAAAAATGAAGGTAGAGAAGTAAGTATAGATCATAGAGATATAGAACGATAA
- a CDS encoding stage V sporulation protein S: MEVLKVAANSNPVAVAGALAAIIRDKGSAELQAIGAGAVNQAVKAIAIARGYVAPSGIDLVCVPAFSDVEIEGEERTAIKFLVKARD; the protein is encoded by the coding sequence ATGGAAGTACTAAAAGTAGCTGCTAATTCAAATCCAGTTGCTGTTGCCGGTGCTTTAGCTGCTATCATTAGAGATAAAGGAAGCGCTGAGTTACAGGCTATAGGAGCCGGCGCAGTTAATCAAGCTGTCAAAGCTATAGCAATAGCCAGGGGGTACGTAGCTCCTAGCGGAATCGATTTGGTTTGTGTTCCAGCATTTTCGGATGTTGAAATTGAAGGGGAAGAGAGAACGGCAATTAAATTTTTGGTTAAAGCAAGAGACTAA
- a CDS encoding PhoH family protein has product MVKNFIIDTNVLIHDPNSILNFQDNNVLIPFPVIEEIDKLKTRSDKVAKSAREVNRILDSFRNGTPLHKGIKLPSGGTLKILALEKNDEKHKIPTYLGESKDDFILYYAMFLKKTDNLPTIIVSKDLNLRIKADALGLESQDYLTDKIDIKLLPDGYHTIENPEKEVEKKNEYDFSELGFKEEPFPNTYLNYGDLFLRYDSKSKKFQSILIDFESEIFGIKPRNVEQVFSLDALLNPDIPFVTLVGKAGTGKTLLALAAGLYCVQVEKLYNKLLVSKPVIPMGKDIGYIPGDIEEKMRPWLQPIYDNLDLLFKGSGKKPEEYLTKKDLLEIEVLSYIRGRTIPNQYMIVDEAQNLTPAEVKTILTRVGEGTKIVLTGDPYQIDNPYLDSSSNGLVYTASKFKENPLSANITMKKGERSELATVSSEIL; this is encoded by the coding sequence TTGGTTAAGAATTTCATTATCGATACAAATGTTTTGATTCATGATCCTAACAGTATTCTCAATTTTCAGGATAACAATGTTTTGATCCCATTTCCAGTAATAGAAGAAATAGATAAGTTAAAAACAAGAAGCGATAAAGTTGCTAAATCCGCCAGAGAGGTAAACAGAATTTTAGATAGCTTTAGAAACGGGACACCATTACATAAGGGGATAAAATTGCCTAGCGGAGGTACATTGAAAATCTTAGCCCTCGAAAAAAATGATGAAAAACATAAAATTCCTACTTACCTTGGGGAATCAAAAGATGATTTCATATTATATTACGCCATGTTTTTAAAAAAAACAGACAACTTACCAACAATAATTGTAAGTAAAGATTTAAATCTGAGGATCAAAGCTGATGCATTAGGATTAGAAAGTCAAGATTATTTGACGGATAAAATAGATATAAAACTTCTGCCTGATGGTTATCATACAATAGAAAACCCGGAGAAAGAGGTTGAAAAGAAGAATGAATACGATTTTTCAGAATTAGGGTTCAAAGAAGAACCTTTTCCAAATACATATCTTAACTATGGAGACTTATTTTTAAGATATGATTCTAAGTCAAAGAAGTTTCAATCAATTTTGATAGATTTTGAAAGCGAAATTTTTGGAATAAAACCTAGAAATGTAGAACAAGTTTTTTCCTTGGATGCACTTTTAAACCCTGACATACCTTTTGTGACGCTAGTTGGTAAGGCTGGAACTGGTAAGACGTTACTAGCATTGGCAGCAGGGTTATACTGTGTGCAAGTTGAAAAGTTGTACAATAAGCTCTTGGTTTCAAAGCCTGTTATACCGATGGGGAAGGATATCGGATATATACCCGGAGATATAGAAGAAAAAATGCGCCCCTGGTTACAACCTATATATGATAATTTAGATTTGTTATTCAAGGGTAGCGGTAAAAAACCAGAAGAATATTTAACTAAGAAAGATTTATTAGAGATAGAGGTACTTTCATATATAAGAGGAAGAACAATCCCAAACCAATATATGATAGTTGACGAAGCTCAAAATTTAACCCCAGCTGAAGTAAAAACTATCTTAACTCGAGTTGGAGAAGGCACAAAAATTGTATTAACTGGAGACCCATATCAAATAGATAACCCCTATTTGGACAGTTCATCTAACGGTTTAGTCTACACCGCTTCAAAATTTAAAGAAAATCCTTTATCTGCCAATATTACAATGAAAAAAGGTGAAAGATCAGAATTAGCGACTGTATCTTCTGAAATTCTGTAG
- a CDS encoding DUF4911 domain-containing protein — protein sequence MEKEKLHPEYDIYIDIAKEDIHLLIYLVEAEAHIMNVRKKQENGYFKIIVPAGLVDEALTLLNSLKNSDIKVEVISIEPHNGII from the coding sequence ATGGAGAAAGAAAAATTGCATCCTGAATACGATATCTACATAGATATTGCAAAAGAAGACATTCACCTTTTAATTTATCTGGTCGAAGCTGAAGCTCACATAATGAATGTTAGGAAAAAACAAGAGAATGGGTATTTTAAAATAATAGTACCAGCAGGTTTAGTCGATGAAGCATTAACTTTACTCAACTCTTTAAAAAATTCTGACATAAAAGTGGAGGTTATAAGTATTGAACCGCATAACGGGATTATTTAA
- the zapA gene encoding cell division protein ZapA, which translates to MKNYRSIEVKILGKDYKYKVDEPEDVINEILENIKSEVETYAKKIGGEEVDYIFLLLLLNERLNSIRTKQEIKHMVDKFSDMLNTALKSNEEGSDDQSKSIQWG; encoded by the coding sequence ATGAAGAATTATCGCTCAATTGAAGTAAAAATCTTAGGAAAAGATTATAAATATAAAGTGGACGAACCCGAGGATGTTATAAACGAAATTTTAGAAAACATAAAATCCGAAGTTGAAACTTATGCAAAAAAAATCGGTGGAGAAGAAGTGGATTATATCTTTCTCCTATTGCTTCTAAACGAAAGATTAAACAGTATAAGAACAAAACAAGAAATCAAGCATATGGTTGATAAATTCAGCGATATGTTGAATACAGCACTTAAAAGCAATGAAGAAGGCAGCGATGATCAAAGTAAAAGTATTCAATGGGGGTAA
- a CDS encoding coiled-coil domain-containing protein, whose protein sequence is MDVLKELENMLETLADKYNELKKEKNDLQTQYDELFSEYEKINNEKEEMGRELEELRRKNDEIENHLNQLKSSLISRLGDEFRTGEFDNPASSNTSFQDEPDQNRY, encoded by the coding sequence ATGGACGTTTTGAAGGAATTGGAAAATATGTTAGAAACGTTGGCCGACAAATACAATGAATTAAAAAAAGAAAAAAACGATCTTCAAACTCAGTACGATGAATTGTTCAGTGAGTATGAAAAAATAAACAATGAAAAAGAAGAGATGGGACGTGAACTAGAAGAATTAAGAAGAAAAAATGACGAAATCGAAAACCATCTAAATCAGCTAAAAAGTTCCCTGATATCAAGATTAGGAGATGAGTTTAGAACCGGAGAATTTGATAATCCGGCATCTTCAAATACCTCATTCCAAGATGAACCGGATCAAAATAGATATTAA